The Halobacterium hubeiense genome contains the following window.
CTACGAGGAACTGATGGACGAGGGCGTCGAGGACTACCGCGACCCCGACTCCTGCGGCGGGTCGTACGCGTTCGTGAAAGACCCCGACGGCCACGAGGTCGAAATCGTCGAGCGCGACCACGGCGCGAAGTGGAGCCTCGACCACACGATGATTCGCGTCGAGGACGCCGACGAACAGCTCGGGTTCTGGACGCGGAAGTTCGAGTACGAGCACACGGGCCGCTGGGAGGCGGACACGTTCGCGAACTACTTCATGAAGCCCGAGGGTGCCGCCGACGAGGCGATGGCGGTCGAACTCACGTACAACTACGACGGCCGCACGTACGAGTTCGGTGACTCGTGGGGCCACCTCGCCGTGCGCACGGACGACCTCGTCGACGACTGGGAGACGCTCGTCGAGCGCGAGGCCGAGGACTACCGCGACCCCGAGTCCTGTGACTACGACTATGCGTTCACGAAGGACCCTGACGGCCACGAAATCGAGGTCCTGAACCCCGCGGAGTCGCCGGTCGACCGCGAGGACTGATGTTCCCACATCGCGGGTCCGTGCCCGCCCGTTTTTCTCCGGCCGCACGGTAGCGCCGGTATGGACTGCGAGCGAATCGGCCGCGTGGAGACGCCGTACGCGTCCCGCGAGGACGCGCCCCGGCAGGGATTCCTCGGTGACGCGACTGGGACCGTCCACGTCGCCGAGCAGTACCGCGCGGCGCTGACGGGCCTCGACACCGGTCACACGATAGACGTAGTGTGGTGGGCCGACGACGCCGACCGCTCCGTGCTGCGCGTCCGCGGCGGCAACCGTGGCGTGTTCACGA
Protein-coding sequences here:
- a CDS encoding VOC family protein, coding for MSEFVLDHVMMRVGDLDASLDWYKTHLDYVEYGRWEADTFDIVYLGPEDVHEEGALLELTYNHDTDEYDLGDAWGHIAVRVEDVYDAYEELMDEGVEDYRDPDSCGGSYAFVKDPDGHEVEIVERDHGAKWSLDHTMIRVEDADEQLGFWTRKFEYEHTGRWEADTFANYFMKPEGAADEAMAVELTYNYDGRTYEFGDSWGHLAVRTDDLVDDWETLVEREAEDYRDPESCDYDYAFTKDPDGHEIEVLNPAESPVDRED
- the tsaA gene encoding tRNA (N6-threonylcarbamoyladenosine(37)-N6)-methyltransferase TrmO, coding for MDCERIGRVETPYASREDAPRQGFLGDATGTVHVAEQYRAALTGLDTGHTIDVVWWADDADRSVLRVRGGNRGVFTTRSPARPNPVCVTTCDVLAVDSEAGTLDVAGVDMVDGSPVVDLKYALVGDDEHTPSDR